A genomic window from Treponema maltophilum ATCC 51939 includes:
- the arfB gene encoding alternative ribosome rescue aminoacyl-tRNA hydrolase ArfB: protein MNKQELRDSIAVYTVMTFARSSGAGGQNVNKVNTKVHAAIELGDLKGLSDTERKLVMQRLAKSIRGGVFAVDVQDERFQERNKKIALMRIEEKITTAARAVKKRKPTQPTKASRERRIKVKKLRSEIKKNRGKVKV, encoded by the coding sequence ATGAACAAACAGGAATTGCGCGACAGCATTGCCGTTTACACCGTGATGACTTTTGCCCGCTCAAGCGGGGCGGGCGGTCAAAACGTAAATAAAGTCAATACGAAAGTGCATGCGGCAATTGAACTCGGCGACTTAAAAGGACTTTCAGATACCGAGCGGAAGCTGGTTATGCAGCGCCTTGCAAAAAGCATACGAGGCGGTGTTTTTGCCGTCGATGTGCAGGACGAGCGCTTTCAGGAACGCAATAAAAAAATCGCGCTTATGCGCATTGAAGAAAAAATCACTACGGCGGCGCGCGCCGTAAAAAAACGGAAACCGACGCAGCCCACAAAGGCTTCCCGTGAACGGCGAATCAAAGTAAAAAAGCTGCGCTCGGAAATCAAAAAAAATCGGGGAAAAGTGAAAGTTTAG
- a CDS encoding DUF2271 domain-containing protein has product MKRAFAVFMILSATSALFAKEVTVAIGAGKNWKAKMDPQCAVWLEDADGNYVRTLYITQRSSKRNWIFGPKEGRPESLPVWYHAANYGSVKNAPISTEVDAVTSATPKSGIVFTAQIGDAEYVIKAEFNTSFDYNDFYTKKNSGVNGQPSVVYEAKIPAGEASNGEITLSLAGTGSENGADGKIYEDVSKLTTAKNIVEKITVTQK; this is encoded by the coding sequence ATGAAAAGAGCATTTGCCGTATTTATGATTTTATCGGCAACGTCGGCGCTTTTTGCAAAAGAAGTTACGGTCGCTATCGGCGCGGGAAAAAACTGGAAAGCGAAAATGGACCCGCAGTGCGCCGTATGGCTTGAAGATGCCGACGGCAATTACGTGCGCACGCTGTACATAACACAGCGCTCAAGCAAACGAAATTGGATTTTCGGTCCTAAAGAAGGAAGACCGGAATCGCTTCCGGTATGGTATCATGCGGCAAATTACGGCAGCGTAAAAAATGCGCCGATCAGCACAGAGGTGGATGCGGTAACGTCGGCAACGCCGAAGAGCGGCATCGTATTCACCGCACAAATCGGCGACGCCGAATATGTAATCAAAGCCGAATTCAACACGAGCTTCGATTACAACGATTTTTACACAAAGAAAAACTCGGGCGTAAACGGTCAACCGTCCGTCGTGTATGAAGCAAAAATTCCGGCAGGCGAGGCATCGAACGGAGAAATAACGCTTTCGCTTGCCGGAACGGGTTCGGAAAACGGTGCCGACGGAAAGATTTACGAAGACGTTTCAAAGCTGACGACGGCAAAAAACATCGTCGAAAAAATCACCGTAACGCAAAAATAA
- a CDS encoding M15 family metallopeptidase yields the protein MFTEKKALCRLCGLCAPIVPALFLCFAVTLAALPFESRAEPGELAFLRSAYPDLAFNCVYDDEQKDFKIEVARKASGSGGTRHKAVFYWAGGKMLPPEKLGDKESYWNLMYAYAKDIPDPARFSQEDIRRLRNFSSAENRLRQAGVSLDFFDAVYDSATRRSTETHIKRVSFLGKYTNAHEWIFAPLARVEAKIGKLAKTDAEVKDFVDNVSRGDGYNWREIADRASRSFHSYGIAIDILPRGWGQKNIYWAWRRDIDPDGWMTLPLDKRWMPPLKVIQAFESEGFIWGGKWPIWDNMHFEYRPELIEYTRRMSE from the coding sequence ATGTTTACCGAAAAGAAAGCGCTTTGCCGCCTTTGCGGTTTGTGCGCGCCGATTGTGCCGGCCTTGTTTTTGTGCTTTGCGGTAACCCTTGCCGCGCTTCCCTTCGAATCCCGCGCCGAACCCGGCGAGCTTGCCTTTTTGCGTAGCGCGTATCCCGATTTAGCGTTCAACTGTGTGTACGATGATGAACAAAAGGATTTTAAAATTGAAGTTGCGCGCAAAGCCTCCGGCAGCGGCGGTACGCGGCACAAGGCCGTTTTTTATTGGGCCGGCGGTAAAATGCTTCCGCCCGAAAAACTCGGCGATAAGGAATCCTATTGGAACCTTATGTATGCGTATGCGAAAGATATTCCCGATCCTGCACGGTTTTCGCAGGAAGACATACGGCGCTTGCGCAATTTTTCTTCGGCCGAAAACCGTTTGCGCCAAGCGGGCGTGTCGCTTGACTTTTTTGACGCCGTGTATGACAGCGCAACGCGCCGATCGACTGAAACTCATATCAAGCGCGTATCCTTTCTCGGCAAATACACGAATGCGCACGAATGGATTTTCGCACCGCTTGCGCGCGTCGAAGCGAAGATCGGCAAACTTGCAAAAACCGACGCCGAAGTAAAGGATTTTGTCGACAATGTATCGCGCGGCGACGGCTACAACTGGCGCGAAATTGCGGACAGGGCATCGCGTTCCTTCCACAGCTACGGCATTGCGATCGATATTCTTCCGCGCGGCTGGGGACAAAAAAATATTTATTGGGCATGGCGGCGCGACATCGATCCCGACGGCTGGATGACGCTCCCGCTCGATAAGCGCTGGATGCCTCCGCTTAAAGTCATTCAAGCTTTTGAATCGGAAGGATTTATTTGGGGCGGCAAGTGGCCCATTTGGGATAATATGCATTTTGAATATCGTCCCGAATTGATTGAATACACAAGGAGGATGTCGGAATGA
- a CDS encoding Rpn family recombination-promoting nuclease/putative transposase, with the protein MAKSFDDLTIADDFMFCKVMQNEGICKEFLEMVLSDKIGKIAYLSPQNSVATGIEAKSVRLDVFVKDEAGKSYDIEMQVSNEHNLPKRMRYYQAAIDIAFLDKGVHYKALNDSYIIFVCVFDAIGKNKPIYTFENICLEDRHTPLRDGTKKVIINAEAFSKATDKELKGFLEYVKIGTVNTKYTGRIETMIQAVKNNEQARQEYRFMSGFEMDAREEGRSEGIAQGFSDGSRQKALEDAGNLKRLGVSIEIIAQATGLSKKEVENL; encoded by the coding sequence ATGGCAAAAAGCTTTGATGACTTAACCATCGCCGATGACTTTATGTTTTGTAAAGTCATGCAGAACGAAGGCATTTGCAAAGAGTTCCTTGAAATGGTCTTATCCGATAAAATCGGGAAAATCGCCTACCTGTCGCCGCAAAACAGTGTTGCAACCGGTATCGAAGCAAAATCGGTGCGTCTTGATGTGTTTGTAAAAGACGAAGCCGGCAAGTCCTATGATATAGAAATGCAGGTAAGCAACGAACACAATCTTCCGAAACGTATGCGTTATTATCAGGCGGCAATCGACATTGCATTCTTGGACAAGGGTGTGCATTACAAAGCATTAAACGACAGCTACATTATCTTTGTGTGCGTGTTCGATGCAATCGGAAAGAATAAACCGATTTATACATTTGAAAATATTTGTCTTGAAGACCGGCACACACCCTTACGCGACGGGACAAAAAAGGTTATAATAAATGCGGAAGCTTTCAGCAAAGCAACCGATAAAGAACTGAAAGGCTTTTTGGAATATGTCAAAATCGGAACGGTGAATACGAAGTATACCGGGAGGATAGAAACGATGATACAGGCAGTAAAGAATAACGAACAGGCGCGACAGGAATACCGCTTTATGTCGGGGTTTGAAATGGATGCTCGGGAAGAAGGCCGAAGCGAAGGTATTGCACAAGGGTTTTCCGACGGTTCGCGCCAAAAAGCGTTAGAGGATGCAGGCAACTTAAAACGACTCGGCGTTTCCATTGAAATTATCGCGCAAGCTACCGGCCTCAGTAAAAAAGAAGTGGAAAACTTATAG
- a CDS encoding FGGY-family carbohydrate kinase produces MNEQKKYYLGLDNGGTTTKAALFTPDGKEVAVARVDTASITVQSDFAERDMEEMWRANCAVIRHVLAKSGVQNTDIAGVGICGHGKGLYLWGKNGKPVRKGILSSDNRAYEYSARWQKDGTEQKAFELSCQHVLACQPVALLVWLRDHESDSYADIQWVFECKDYVRFRMTGKACAELTDYSGSGLINLHTNSYDPALLKLFGIEAVADKLPPLCRSSDVCGVVTEEAAKECGLAAGTPVIGGMFDIDSCALAAGVVDETKLIVVAGTWSINGYIAADPVTDGSVRMNSLFCIPGRYFIEESSATSAGNLTWVVQELFPELIEKAERNNENVYKRLDETVASVLPYEHLPLYLPFVMGSNAHPNAKACFLGISASHKRAHVLRSVYEGIVFCHRVHIDRLAVGAQKPFSVVRLTGGAANSPLWAQMFADILGLPVEITDAHEAGALGCAMAVSAAAGDSPSLAAASEKMCRIVARFEPDVRNKNAYDARYALYKKAAEFLNPLWDDFQKTAAR; encoded by the coding sequence ATGAATGAGCAAAAAAAGTATTATCTGGGATTGGATAACGGCGGGACGACAACCAAAGCGGCTCTGTTTACTCCCGACGGAAAAGAAGTCGCCGTTGCGCGTGTCGATACCGCATCGATTACCGTTCAAAGCGATTTTGCCGAACGCGACATGGAAGAAATGTGGCGGGCGAATTGCGCCGTCATTCGGCACGTGCTTGCAAAAAGCGGCGTACAAAATACGGACATCGCCGGTGTCGGAATATGCGGGCACGGCAAGGGCTTGTATTTGTGGGGAAAAAACGGCAAGCCGGTACGCAAGGGTATTCTTTCTTCCGACAACCGCGCTTACGAATATTCGGCGCGCTGGCAAAAAGACGGTACGGAGCAAAAAGCGTTTGAGCTGTCGTGTCAGCACGTTTTGGCTTGTCAGCCTGTTGCGCTGCTTGTATGGCTTCGCGACCACGAAAGCGATTCATACGCCGATATTCAATGGGTGTTCGAATGTAAAGATTATGTGCGTTTCAGAATGACCGGCAAGGCATGCGCCGAACTGACCGATTATTCGGGAAGCGGCTTGATAAACCTGCACACGAACTCTTACGATCCCGCATTGTTAAAGCTGTTCGGTATCGAAGCCGTTGCAGACAAACTGCCGCCGCTTTGCCGTTCTTCCGACGTATGCGGCGTTGTAACCGAAGAAGCCGCAAAGGAATGCGGCCTTGCCGCGGGAACGCCCGTTATCGGCGGCATGTTCGACATCGATTCGTGCGCTTTGGCCGCCGGCGTTGTCGACGAAACAAAACTGATTGTCGTTGCCGGAACCTGGTCGATAAACGGTTACATCGCCGCCGACCCCGTAACGGACGGTTCCGTTCGCATGAACAGCCTTTTTTGCATTCCCGGCCGCTATTTTATCGAAGAATCGAGCGCAACCTCGGCGGGAAATCTGACGTGGGTCGTGCAGGAACTGTTTCCCGAATTGATTGAAAAAGCCGAACGGAACAACGAAAACGTGTACAAGCGCCTGGACGAAACCGTCGCTTCCGTTTTGCCTTACGAACACCTTCCCCTGTATTTACCCTTTGTGATGGGAAGCAATGCCCACCCGAACGCCAAAGCCTGTTTTTTAGGAATTTCGGCATCTCATAAGCGCGCCCACGTGCTGCGCAGCGTCTACGAAGGCATTGTCTTTTGCCACCGCGTGCATATCGACCGGCTGGCTGTCGGCGCGCAAAAGCCCTTTTCCGTCGTCCGCTTAACCGGCGGGGCCGCAAACAGCCCGTTGTGGGCGCAAATGTTTGCCGACATTTTAGGCTTGCCTGTGGAAATTACCGATGCGCACGAAGCGGGCGCACTGGGCTGCGCAATGGCGGTATCGGCGGCGGCGGGCGACAGTCCTTCGCTTGCCGCAGCGTCCGAAAAAATGTGCCGTATTGTCGCGCGCTTTGAACCCGACGTGCGCAACAAAAACGCGTATGATGCGCGCTATGCGCTGTACAAAAAAGCCGCGGAATTTTTGAATCCGCTCTGGGACGATTTTCAAAAGACCGCGGCCCGCTGA
- a CDS encoding MATE family efflux transporter: MASLPGFFNTLFAIAVPIILQNFLQTFVNMLDTIMVGRLGATEIAAAGLGNQIFFILNMILFGISSGGAIFVAQFWGKKDIAGIRRTLGITLTLSVVLSLIFMSAALFFPRELIGLYSSDARVIELGGQYLRFVAPSYPMLAVSFAFQLTFRATEHVKLPTVSTAVSICVNALFNYLFIFGASIPFFGTVLVIPAMGVKGAAIATVLSRFVELVITVGWAYRMQYEACGNFFQLFSFTSDFLARFVRIALPVIINETLWSIGITTENAIFSHAGTDAIAAFNITGTISQLTWVFFIGVGNGAGIIIGKKIGEGAEREARQYANRCAWFMPALAVFIGSLLFPLSLALPALFNVESHIITQAQIMLRILMCMYPINAFNMFFIVGLCRSGGDTVYAAFNDSVWMWFVAIPSAAAAAFALHAPPYLIYMCLQIEQFLKVGAGLLRVRNGKWLHNVTK; encoded by the coding sequence ATGGCATCACTGCCGGGATTTTTCAACACGCTTTTTGCGATTGCGGTTCCGATTATTTTGCAAAACTTTCTCCAAACATTCGTCAACATGCTCGACACGATAATGGTCGGCCGACTCGGAGCAACCGAAATCGCCGCGGCGGGATTGGGCAATCAAATCTTTTTTATTCTGAATATGATACTGTTCGGCATTTCGAGCGGCGGCGCGATTTTCGTCGCGCAATTTTGGGGCAAAAAAGACATTGCGGGCATACGGCGCACGCTCGGAATTACGCTTACGCTTTCCGTCGTACTTTCCCTTATTTTTATGAGCGCCGCGCTGTTTTTTCCGCGCGAGCTTATCGGGCTGTATTCTTCGGACGCGCGCGTTATAGAACTGGGCGGCCAATACCTGCGCTTTGTCGCGCCGAGTTATCCGATGCTTGCCGTCAGTTTTGCGTTTCAGCTTACTTTCCGCGCAACCGAGCACGTAAAACTGCCGACGGTGAGTACCGCCGTGTCTATTTGCGTGAACGCTCTTTTTAATTATCTGTTTATCTTCGGCGCAAGCATTCCGTTTTTCGGCACGGTCTTGGTCATTCCCGCAATGGGCGTAAAAGGCGCCGCAATCGCGACGGTGCTTTCCCGCTTTGTCGAACTGGTCATCACGGTCGGTTGGGCATACCGAATGCAATACGAAGCATGCGGGAATTTTTTCCAGCTTTTTTCGTTTACAAGCGATTTTCTTGCGCGCTTTGTGAGGATCGCCCTTCCCGTCATTATAAACGAAACACTGTGGAGCATCGGCATTACGACAGAAAACGCGATTTTTTCGCACGCGGGCACCGATGCAATCGCCGCATTCAATATAACGGGAACGATTTCTCAGCTCACGTGGGTGTTTTTTATCGGGGTCGGAAACGGTGCGGGAATAATCATCGGCAAAAAAATAGGCGAAGGAGCCGAACGCGAAGCGCGGCAATACGCGAACCGATGCGCATGGTTTATGCCCGCTTTGGCGGTTTTTATAGGATCGCTGCTGTTCCCGCTTTCGCTTGCGCTTCCCGCTTTGTTTAATGTCGAATCACACATTATAACGCAAGCGCAGATCATGCTGCGGATCCTCATGTGTATGTACCCGATAAACGCATTCAATATGTTTTTTATTGTGGGATTGTGCCGGTCGGGAGGCGATACCGTGTATGCCGCGTTTAACGACAGCGTATGGATGTGGTTTGTTGCAATTCCGTCGGCCGCAGCCGCGGCCTTTGCGCTGCACGCACCGCCGTACCTCATATACATGTGCCTGCAAATCGAACAGTTTTTAAAAGTCGGCGCCGGACTCCTCCGCGTACGCAACGGCAAATGGCTGCACAACGTAACAAAATAG
- the ettA gene encoding energy-dependent translational throttle protein EttA, producing MAKTVDDKKIIYSMDRVSRSYGTKTVLKDISISYYYGAKIGVIGANGSGKSSLFKILAGVDTEFTGETSVSPGYTIGYLPQEPVLDDNKTVKEIVEEGVKEVTDLLAEFDAINEAFGESDADIDKLCEKQAAVQEKLDALDAWNLDSRLELAMDALRCPPSDMKIGVLSGGEKRRVALCRLLLQKPDILLLDEPTNHLDAETVAWLERHLQQYEGTVIAVTHDRYFLDNVAGWILELDRGEGYPYKGNYSGWLEQKQARLALEEKGENERKKALARELEWIRMSPKGRQAKHKEHIAKYEQLLAAENKTPVKDSVISIPAGPRLGNVVIEAQNLTKSFGDKLLFENVNFTVPPGAVVGIVGPNGAGKTTLFKMIVEAAGCGSPSGSNSKNGEKPDSGTIRIGETVKIAYADQMRSGLDPNKTVWEQLSGGLDIIKLGAVDKDGRAVNGALREVNSRAYCSWFNFSGADQQKKVGVLSGGERNRLNLGMMIKTAANVLLLDEPTNDLDVATMRALEEAIERFAGCALIISHDRWFLDRICTHILAFENNSTVRWFEGTWSDYAEQRRKELGADADRPHKTIYRKMER from the coding sequence ATGGCAAAAACGGTTGACGATAAAAAAATCATTTATTCCATGGATCGCGTATCGCGTTCATACGGAACAAAAACGGTGCTCAAAGACATAAGCATCTCCTATTATTACGGTGCCAAAATCGGCGTTATCGGTGCAAACGGATCGGGTAAGTCGAGTTTGTTCAAAATTCTTGCAGGCGTCGATACCGAATTTACGGGCGAAACATCGGTATCGCCGGGCTACACGATAGGCTATTTGCCGCAGGAACCCGTGCTCGACGACAATAAAACGGTAAAAGAAATCGTCGAAGAAGGCGTTAAGGAAGTAACGGATTTATTGGCCGAATTCGACGCTATAAACGAAGCTTTCGGCGAAAGCGATGCGGATATCGACAAATTGTGCGAAAAACAAGCCGCCGTTCAGGAAAAACTCGACGCGCTGGACGCATGGAACCTCGATTCCCGCCTTGAATTGGCTATGGACGCTTTGCGCTGCCCGCCGTCCGATATGAAAATCGGCGTACTTTCCGGCGGAGAAAAAAGGCGCGTCGCCCTGTGCAGGCTTTTGTTGCAAAAGCCCGATATTTTGCTTTTGGACGAGCCGACAAACCATTTGGATGCCGAAACGGTCGCGTGGCTCGAGCGGCACTTGCAGCAATACGAAGGAACGGTTATCGCCGTTACCCACGACCGCTATTTTTTGGATAACGTTGCGGGCTGGATATTGGAACTCGACCGCGGCGAAGGTTATCCGTACAAGGGCAACTATTCGGGCTGGCTCGAGCAAAAACAGGCGCGGCTCGCTCTTGAAGAAAAGGGTGAAAACGAACGCAAAAAAGCGTTGGCACGGGAACTCGAATGGATCCGCATGAGTCCGAAAGGCCGGCAGGCAAAGCATAAAGAGCATATTGCAAAATACGAGCAGCTTTTGGCGGCCGAAAATAAAACGCCGGTAAAAGACAGCGTTATTTCGATTCCGGCAGGACCGCGCTTGGGCAATGTCGTTATTGAAGCGCAAAATCTTACCAAATCATTCGGCGATAAACTTTTGTTTGAAAACGTAAACTTTACGGTGCCGCCGGGAGCCGTCGTCGGTATTGTAGGACCGAACGGTGCGGGAAAAACAACCCTGTTCAAAATGATTGTCGAAGCGGCCGGCTGCGGATCTCCGAGCGGCTCGAATTCGAAAAACGGCGAAAAGCCCGACAGCGGAACAATCCGCATCGGAGAAACCGTAAAAATCGCTTACGCCGATCAAATGCGAAGCGGCTTGGACCCGAATAAAACCGTATGGGAACAGCTTTCAGGCGGTCTCGACATCATAAAGCTCGGCGCGGTCGATAAAGACGGGAGAGCCGTAAACGGGGCGCTCCGCGAAGTAAACAGCCGGGCCTATTGCTCGTGGTTCAACTTCAGCGGCGCCGACCAGCAAAAAAAAGTCGGCGTGCTTTCAGGCGGGGAGCGCAACCGGCTCAATTTGGGCATGATGATAAAAACCGCCGCAAACGTTTTGCTCTTGGACGAACCGACAAACGATTTGGATGTTGCGACCATGCGCGCACTTGAGGAGGCCATAGAACGGTTTGCCGGCTGCGCGCTCATAATCAGCCACGACCGCTGGTTTTTGGACAGAATATGCACGCACATTTTAGCTTTTGAAAACAACAGCACCGTGCGCTGGTTCGAAGGCACATGGAGCGACTATGCCGAACAGCGCCGCAAAGAATTGGGCGCCGATGCCGACCGTCCCCATAAAACAATTTACCGCAAAATGGAACGGTGA
- a CDS encoding TetR/AcrR family transcriptional regulator, which produces MRRANTEITATIKTKTLELLMTKNPDAIAMRDIAANCRITAANIYHYYKDKDSLFQEISLDCLRELNERILKAVHALHADKKKLRAAIDMFRDWCFENPRRAQLVMQGIRTVSDADDEFIESYFVCNKTGAELLRACIQNGNARSANPQLDVDILVSGLWGCVESVFLKKCDKKYWDNGIAYTNRFISLWMNAIFGGTK; this is translated from the coding sequence ATGAGAAGGGCGAATACGGAAATCACGGCGACGATAAAGACAAAGACGCTTGAACTGCTTATGACAAAAAATCCCGATGCGATTGCCATGCGCGACATCGCCGCAAACTGCCGCATTACGGCGGCGAACATTTACCACTACTACAAGGACAAAGACAGTCTTTTTCAGGAAATCAGCCTCGATTGTTTGCGGGAATTGAACGAAAGGATACTTAAAGCCGTACACGCTTTGCACGCGGATAAAAAGAAACTGAGGGCCGCCATAGATATGTTCCGCGATTGGTGCTTCGAAAACCCGCGGCGCGCGCAGCTTGTTATGCAAGGGATCCGAACCGTTTCCGATGCCGACGATGAATTTATCGAGTCCTATTTTGTGTGCAATAAAACGGGAGCGGAACTTTTGAGAGCGTGCATACAAAACGGAAACGCCCGCTCGGCAAACCCGCAGCTCGACGTCGACATTCTCGTGTCGGGGCTGTGGGGCTGCGTTGAATCGGTTTTTCTTAAAAAATGCGATAAAAAATATTGGGACAACGGGATCGCGTATACGAACCGTTTTATTTCGCTATGGATGAATGCAATCTTCGGAGGTACAAAATGA